A region from the Aliarcobacter thereius LMG 24486 genome encodes:
- a CDS encoding ion transporter, translating into MYQRIKSFVESSFFTKLIIYLIVLNGITMGLETSKSFIESFGTYSSIFNKIVISVFTIEIILRIYVYRVSFFKDSWSLFDFFVVTISLIPASQGFEILRVLRVLRLFRLITAVPQMRKIVTALISVIPGMLSVIGLMTLFFYIFAIMATQLFAEKFPEWFGTLGESFYTLFQIMTLESWSMGIVRPVMEIYPYSWLFFVPFIFIVTFVMINLVVAIIVDAMAILNKEEEKNIIGEIQDHDNNLNKEIVELRKDMNEIKLILKEFIDKK; encoded by the coding sequence ATGTATCAAAGAATAAAGAGTTTTGTAGAGAGTAGTTTTTTTACAAAATTAATTATATATTTAATAGTTTTAAATGGTATTACAATGGGATTAGAAACTTCAAAAAGTTTCATTGAAAGTTTTGGAACTTATAGTTCTATATTTAATAAAATAGTTATTTCAGTTTTTACAATAGAGATTATATTAAGAATTTATGTTTATAGAGTATCTTTTTTCAAAGATTCTTGGAGTTTATTTGACTTTTTTGTTGTTACAATATCTTTAATTCCTGCAAGTCAAGGTTTTGAGATTTTAAGGGTCTTAAGAGTTTTAAGATTATTTAGGCTTATAACAGCTGTTCCACAAATGAGAAAAATAGTTACAGCATTAATTAGTGTAATTCCTGGTATGCTATCTGTTATTGGTCTTATGACACTATTTTTCTATATTTTTGCAATTATGGCTACACAGCTTTTTGCAGAAAAATTTCCTGAATGGTTTGGAACTTTAGGAGAATCATTTTATACTCTATTTCAAATCATGACTTTAGAATCTTGGTCTATGGGAATTGTAAGACCTGTTATGGAAATTTATCCTTACTCTTGGCTTTTTTTTGTTCCTTTTATCTTCATTGTTACTTTTGTAATGATAAACCTAGTTGTTGCAATCATTGTTGATGCTATGGCAATTTTAAATAAAGAAGAAGAGAAGAATATTATTGGTGAAATTCAAGACCATGATAATAATTTAAACAAAGAGATAGTAGAGTTAAGAAAAGATATGAATGAAATTAAATTAATTTTAAAAGAATTTATAGATAAGAAATAA
- a CDS encoding AI-2E family transporter, whose amino-acid sequence MQTANLKGYFFYLASFIIIMAGIKMASEIVVILFLAIFISIIFSSVLNFLQKKRIPKFISYIILILIVLTIGFVLSYVVNISLKDFLKNIPMYEENLKLLIFNLINLLHNYGFEINIDRAVIMETLNISSFFGLTKNLIGSISAFLSKFLLIIIGVAFILAESKSFQTKLKLIFRNDSNRINSFDLFSENIQKYFVVKTFTSFLTGLIISIMLIFFNVDYPILWGVLAMLFNFVPVVGSIIASIPAIILALMSLDILTVIWIISFYVLINISISNILEPKFMGKELGLSPLIIFFSLIFWGYILNIVGMFLAVPLTMSLKIAFDSNKSTRWLGILMSNLSSKRVNKFSK is encoded by the coding sequence TTGCAAACAGCAAATCTAAAAGGCTACTTTTTTTATTTAGCTAGTTTTATAATAATTATGGCTGGAATAAAGATGGCTAGTGAAATAGTAGTAATACTATTTTTAGCTATTTTTATATCAATAATATTTTCATCTGTTTTAAATTTTCTTCAAAAAAAGAGAATCCCAAAATTTATCTCATATATTATTTTAATTTTAATTGTTTTAACTATTGGTTTTGTACTCTCATATGTAGTAAATATTTCACTTAAAGATTTTTTGAAAAATATCCCTATGTATGAAGAAAATCTTAAACTCTTAATATTTAATTTAATAAACCTACTTCACAACTATGGATTTGAAATAAATATTGATAGAGCTGTGATTATGGAAACTCTAAATATTAGCTCATTTTTTGGTCTTACAAAGAATCTAATAGGAAGTATTAGTGCATTTTTATCTAAATTCTTACTTATTATTATTGGAGTTGCATTTATTCTTGCAGAGTCAAAATCTTTTCAAACAAAATTGAAATTAATTTTTAGAAATGATTCAAATAGAATAAACAGTTTTGATCTTTTTTCAGAAAATATCCAAAAATATTTTGTTGTAAAAACTTTTACAAGTTTCTTAACTGGTTTAATCATATCTATTATGTTAATCTTTTTTAATGTAGATTATCCTATTTTATGGGGTGTTTTAGCTATGTTATTTAATTTTGTACCAGTTGTTGGTTCAATTATTGCATCTATTCCTGCAATAATACTAGCTCTTATGAGTTTAGATATTCTTACAGTTATTTGGATAATTTCTTTTTATGTACTAATAAATATATCTATAAGTAACATTCTAGAACCAAAATTTATGGGAAAGGAGCTTGGACTTTCTCCTTTAATAATCTTCTTCTCACTTATTTTCTGGGGATATATTTTAAATATTGTAGGAATGTTTTTAGCAGTACCTCTTACAATGTCACTAAAAATTGCTTTTGATTCAAATAAAAGCACAAGATGGCTTGGAATTTTGATGTCTAATCTATCATCAAAAAGAGTAAATAAATTTAGTAAATAA
- a CDS encoding polyprenyl synthetase family protein codes for MEVLEQVKKKIYEFIEVCNYPKALELLEKLSTGKMLRSKLILKIAGISEDSIKLCAVVEMIHAASLLHDDVIDEADTRRGKPSINALYSDKTSIMFGDILYSRAFTELSQMDKRVAYHISNTVTELSIGEMMDVDLTLTFNTSYDKYLTMIYKKTASLIEASARSAAILAGLNSDKYALYGKNLGLAFQMIDDILDITSDSKTLGKPAMLDFVEGKVTIPYLYLYERVEEKDYLKSLYKKELNKEELNWIKTKFKETNALNDSINEARKIGLEAINSIKDEKNSKDLVDIMKDMIEREF; via the coding sequence GTGGAAGTTTTAGAACAAGTTAAAAAAAAGATTTATGAATTTATAGAAGTATGTAACTATCCAAAAGCCTTAGAACTTTTGGAAAAATTATCTACTGGAAAAATGTTAAGAAGCAAATTGATTTTAAAAATTGCTGGTATTAGTGAAGATAGTATAAAACTTTGTGCTGTTGTTGAAATGATTCATGCAGCTTCTTTATTACATGATGATGTGATTGATGAAGCAGATACAAGAAGAGGTAAGCCATCAATTAATGCACTTTATAGTGATAAAACTTCAATAATGTTTGGTGATATTTTATATTCAAGAGCATTTACAGAACTTTCTCAAATGGATAAAAGAGTTGCTTATCATATCTCAAATACTGTAACAGAACTAAGTATTGGAGAGATGATGGATGTTGATTTAACTCTTACATTTAATACTTCATACGATAAATATTTAACAATGATTTATAAAAAAACAGCATCTTTAATTGAAGCTAGTGCTAGAAGTGCAGCAATATTAGCTGGACTTAATAGTGATAAATATGCTTTATATGGAAAAAACCTTGGACTTGCTTTTCAAATGATAGATGATATTTTGGATATAACTTCTGATTCAAAAACTCTTGGAAAACCAGCTATGCTAGATTTTGTAGAAGGAAAAGTAACTATTCCATACTTGTATTTATATGAAAGAGTTGAAGAAAAAGATTATTTAAAATCACTGTATAAAAAAGAGTTAAACAAAGAAGAATTAAACTGGATAAAAACAAAGTTTAAAGAGACAAATGCTTTAAATGATTCTATAAATGAAGCTAGAAAGATAGGTTTAGAAGCAATAAATTCTATCAAAGATGAAAAAAACAGTAAAGATTTAGTTGATATTATGAAAGATATGATAGAAAGAGAGTTTTAA
- the hemA gene encoding glutamyl-tRNA reductase, whose translation MSYLVISFSHKNIDIKQREKLAFNGEDEKSRFIKKLLDFESTKELVLLSTCNRVEIIGKSSNIKQSSKNILENLSSYSNLSYDFLYDRADIYDGDIAVHHLFSVASALDSLVIGETQIVGQLKDAFRFSQSLGFCDQSISRVMHYAFKCAAQVRNATSLGTGSVSVASTAVAKAKELIGDKKGVRALVIGAGTMSELAVKHLLTAGFDVTIISRNIKKAQNLANSFTENIEVKPYDKLEELLEIMPIMITATSAPYPIITQENTPSSSINRYWFDIAVPRDIDEDISMFDLEIYSVDDLQEIVNKNMTQRSAQAKEAYTIVGRNTLEFFDWLKSLDIEPLIKDLYIKGDQIIDKKLENAIKKGYVPKEYEENIKKLCQTIITEYLHNPAKQLKTISRTKHCDLVVSSVQNMFSQNVQEIDYNCEHINKN comes from the coding sequence ATGAGTTATCTAGTAATCAGTTTTTCTCATAAAAATATTGATATAAAACAAAGAGAAAAACTAGCTTTTAATGGAGAAGATGAAAAAAGTAGATTTATAAAAAAACTTTTAGATTTTGAAAGTACAAAAGAGTTAGTTTTATTATCAACATGTAATAGAGTTGAGATTATTGGGAAAAGCTCAAATATAAAACAAAGTAGTAAGAATATTCTAGAAAACTTATCTTCTTATTCAAATTTATCATATGATTTTTTATATGATAGAGCTGATATTTATGATGGAGATATTGCAGTTCATCATCTTTTTTCAGTTGCTTCAGCCTTGGATTCATTGGTAATTGGTGAAACTCAAATAGTTGGGCAACTAAAAGATGCATTTAGATTCTCTCAAAGTTTAGGTTTTTGTGATCAAAGTATTAGTAGAGTTATGCACTATGCATTTAAATGTGCTGCACAAGTAAGAAATGCTACAAGTTTAGGAACAGGTTCAGTATCTGTTGCTTCAACAGCAGTTGCAAAAGCAAAAGAACTTATAGGAGATAAAAAAGGTGTAAGAGCACTTGTAATTGGTGCTGGAACAATGAGTGAATTGGCTGTTAAACATTTATTAACAGCTGGTTTTGATGTTACAATTATAAGTAGAAATATAAAAAAAGCACAAAATCTAGCAAATAGTTTTACAGAAAATATAGAAGTAAAACCATATGATAAATTAGAAGAGTTACTTGAAATAATGCCTATAATGATAACAGCAACAAGTGCTCCATATCCAATAATTACACAAGAAAATACTCCAAGCTCAAGTATAAATAGATATTGGTTTGATATAGCAGTTCCAAGAGATATTGATGAAGATATATCTATGTTTGATTTAGAGATTTATAGTGTTGATGATTTACAAGAGATTGTAAATAAAAATATGACTCAAAGATCAGCACAAGCGAAAGAAGCTTATACAATTGTTGGAAGAAATACTTTAGAGTTTTTTGATTGGTTAAAAAGTTTAGATATTGAACCTTTAATAAAAGATTTGTATATAAAAGGTGATCAAATAATAGATAAAAAATTAGAAAATGCTATTAAAAAAGGATATGTGCCAAAAGAGTATGAAGAAAACATAAAAAAGCTTTGCCAAACAATTATAACTGAGTATTTACATAATCCAGCAAAGCAGCTTAAAACTATTTCAAGAACAAAGCACTGTGATTTGGTTGTAAGTTCAGTTCAGAATATGTTTTCTCAAAATGTACAAGAGATAGATTATAATTGTGAACATATAAATAAAAATTAA
- a CDS encoding shikimate kinase, which produces MNKNNIILIGFMGVGKGTVARALLKNSSMFSIDTDDLIESMENRKIKNIFASDGEAYFRNLEKKTALWLENSVENTIISTGGGFYKQENLRNIGLVIYLKSSFDGILERIKKAPNAKNKLKKRPLLQNKKEALKLFNIREKEYEKVSNIIIDVERKDLKDIVKEILGKLNENN; this is translated from the coding sequence ATGAATAAAAACAATATTATTTTAATCGGTTTTATGGGTGTTGGAAAAGGTACAGTTGCTAGAGCTTTACTTAAAAACTCTTCAATGTTTTCTATTGATACAGATGATTTAATTGAAAGTATGGAAAATAGAAAAATTAAAAATATTTTTGCTAGTGATGGCGAAGCTTATTTTAGAAATTTAGAGAAAAAAACTGCTCTTTGGCTTGAAAATAGTGTAGAAAATACAATTATTTCAACAGGTGGTGGATTTTATAAGCAGGAAAATCTTCGAAATATTGGTTTGGTAATCTATTTAAAATCATCTTTTGATGGAATTTTAGAAAGAATAAAAAAAGCACCAAATGCCAAAAATAAACTTAAAAAAAGACCACTTTTGCAAAACAAAAAAGAGGCTTTAAAACTCTTTAATATAAGAGAAAAAGAGTATGAAAAAGTTTCAAATATTATAATTGATGTTGAAAGAAAAGATTTAAAAGATATTGTAAAAGAGATATTAGGAAAATTAAATGAAAATAATTAA
- the hisD gene encoding histidinol dehydrogenase, whose protein sequence is MKIINTKDKNFKEEFGNILARAKSDIKDVSKIVTNMIDEIIADGDEALKRHIEKFDKWAFKDANELLISTNDMEKAYKNIDDELRKSLHTAYDRIKAYHEKQVPKSWIDFEDNGTILGQKVTPVDRAGLYIPGGKAAYPSSLLMNAIPALVANVKEIVVCTPAPNDEVNELLLAACHLCGVSKVYKVGGASAVAAMAYGTKTIPKVDVITGPGNIFVATAKKLVFGEVNIDMIAGPSEIGILADKNAKANYIAIDLLSQAEHDEMASSILITTCEELAKKTDIEVETYLSKLERETIARKSIDERGAIIIAKDMDEAIELMNDIAPEHLEVMTENPFELLPYIKHAGAIFLGENTPEPIGDYIAGPNHTLPTGGTAKFYSPLNVENFLKKSSIISFSKKAIQTLGEPCALLADTEGLTAHAKSVRVRLENR, encoded by the coding sequence ATGAAAATAATTAATACAAAAGATAAAAACTTTAAAGAAGAGTTTGGAAATATTTTAGCAAGAGCTAAAAGTGATATAAAAGATGTTTCAAAAATTGTTACAAATATGATAGATGAAATTATTGCTGATGGTGATGAAGCTTTAAAAAGACATATAGAAAAATTTGATAAGTGGGCATTTAAAGATGCAAATGAACTTTTAATCTCTACAAATGATATGGAAAAAGCATATAAAAATATTGATGATGAATTAAGAAAATCTCTTCATACAGCTTATGATAGAATAAAAGCTTACCACGAAAAACAAGTTCCAAAATCTTGGATTGATTTTGAAGATAATGGAACTATTCTTGGACAAAAAGTGACTCCTGTTGATAGAGCAGGGCTTTATATCCCAGGTGGAAAAGCTGCATATCCTAGTTCGCTTCTTATGAATGCAATACCAGCTTTAGTCGCAAATGTTAAAGAGATAGTTGTATGTACACCAGCTCCAAACGATGAAGTAAATGAGTTACTTTTAGCAGCTTGTCACTTATGTGGAGTTTCAAAAGTTTATAAAGTTGGAGGAGCTAGTGCAGTTGCTGCTATGGCTTATGGAACAAAAACTATTCCAAAAGTAGATGTAATAACAGGACCTGGAAATATTTTTGTTGCAACAGCAAAAAAACTTGTATTTGGAGAAGTAAATATTGATATGATAGCAGGACCAAGTGAAATTGGGATCTTAGCTGATAAAAATGCAAAAGCAAACTATATTGCAATTGATTTACTTTCTCAAGCAGAGCATGATGAAATGGCTAGTTCTATTTTAATTACAACATGTGAAGAACTTGCAAAGAAAACAGATATTGAAGTTGAAACTTATTTATCAAAACTTGAAAGAGAAACAATAGCTAGAAAATCAATAGATGAAAGAGGAGCTATAATTATTGCAAAAGATATGGATGAAGCAATAGAACTTATGAATGATATTGCTCCTGAACATCTTGAAGTAATGACAGAAAATCCTTTTGAACTTTTACCATATATAAAACACGCTGGTGCAATATTTTTAGGTGAAAATACACCTGAACCAATTGGAGATTATATTGCTGGACCAAATCATACTTTACCAACAGGTGGAACTGCTAAATTTTATAGTCCATTAAATGTTGAAAACTTTTTGAAAAAAAGCTCAATAATTAGTTTTTCTAAAAAAGCTATTCAAACTTTAGGAGAACCTTGTGCACTTTTAGCTGATACAGAAGGATTAACAGCTCATGCAAAAAGTGTACGAGTACGATTGGAAAACAGATAA
- a CDS encoding ExbD/TolR family protein, whose amino-acid sequence MKRREQLGLDLTPIIDVVFILLIFFLVTSVFKKEELALMLDLPKAEAKGVQVKTEQIFIELNLDKLAIKGIEVSFDSLEDNLKEIENKNDAIVVRIDSKVPYERVVKLLDLLQKYNLNNLALVTNDISK is encoded by the coding sequence ATGAAAAGAAGAGAGCAATTAGGTCTTGATTTAACTCCTATAATTGATGTCGTTTTTATTCTTTTAATTTTCTTTTTAGTTACAAGTGTTTTCAAAAAAGAGGAACTAGCTTTGATGCTCGACTTACCAAAAGCCGAAGCAAAAGGAGTTCAAGTAAAAACTGAACAGATTTTTATAGAACTAAATCTTGATAAACTTGCGATAAAAGGAATAGAAGTTTCATTTGATTCTTTAGAGGATAATCTAAAAGAAATAGAAAATAAAAATGATGCAATTGTTGTAAGAATTGATAGCAAGGTGCCATATGAAAGAGTTGTAAAACTACTTGATTTATTACAAAAATACAATTTAAATAATCTAGCACTCGTTACAAACGATATCTCAAAATAG
- a CDS encoding proline--tRNA ligase, giving the protein MKFSRLFIPTTKETPNDATLASHQYLLRGGFVSQTGAGIYDFMPLGKIVLDKIRNIVKEEMDNAGANEVQFGFVTPLSLWEESGRATTMGNELLRFKDRKNASYVLSPTNEESVVNMVKNRVNSYKDLPLNLYQINTKFRDEARPRFGLMRGREFLMKDAYSFHSNEDDLVREFNLMEETYKRIYTRLGLDFRVVEADSGAIGGSGSKEFHVLADSGEDTIVVCDSCSYAANIEAATRRVKEYNFENASLEKIETVNCKTIEEVASFLKVSKEQTVKAVIKKAIFEDKTKIVVFFIRGSDELEETKATNSVNALELLDASEDEINEAGIVAGYCGFVNLDATFVIDNELKDNFGLVCGANEENYHFTNADLRTLKDARYFDLIAVQEGDNCSCCGGKLSYTKGIEAGHIFQLGTKYSSAMNANFLDENGKAKPFVMGCYGVGVSRLVAAVIEQNHDDKGCIWTKATAPFMVDIIVSNSKKEEESKIAEELYNKLKESGVSTILDDRINARFGFKMGDFELLGFPYAIVIGKKLEDGLVEIVSRKTLEKIEIKVEDVLEKILELIK; this is encoded by the coding sequence ATGAAATTTAGTAGACTTTTTATTCCAACAACAAAAGAAACACCAAATGATGCTACTTTAGCATCACATCAATATTTGCTTCGAGGTGGATTTGTATCACAAACTGGTGCTGGAATTTACGATTTTATGCCTTTAGGAAAAATTGTATTAGATAAAATTAGAAATATAGTAAAAGAAGAGATGGATAATGCAGGAGCAAATGAGGTTCAGTTTGGTTTTGTAACACCACTTTCTTTATGGGAAGAATCAGGTCGTGCAACTACTATGGGAAATGAGCTTCTAAGATTTAAAGATAGAAAAAATGCTTCGTATGTACTAAGTCCTACAAATGAAGAATCAGTTGTAAATATGGTAAAAAATAGAGTAAATTCTTATAAAGATTTACCTTTAAATCTTTACCAAATAAATACAAAATTTAGAGATGAAGCAAGACCACGATTTGGGCTTATGAGAGGAAGAGAATTTCTGATGAAAGATGCTTATTCGTTTCACTCAAATGAAGATGATTTAGTTCGAGAGTTTAATCTTATGGAAGAGACTTATAAAAGAATATATACAAGATTAGGTTTGGATTTTAGAGTTGTTGAAGCTGATAGTGGAGCTATTGGTGGAAGTGGATCAAAAGAGTTTCATGTTTTAGCAGATTCAGGAGAAGATACTATTGTTGTTTGTGATTCTTGTTCATATGCAGCAAATATTGAAGCAGCAACTAGAAGAGTAAAAGAATACAATTTTGAAAATGCTAGTTTAGAAAAAATAGAGACAGTAAACTGTAAAACAATAGAAGAAGTAGCAAGTTTCTTAAAAGTATCAAAAGAACAAACTGTAAAAGCAGTAATAAAAAAAGCTATTTTTGAAGATAAAACTAAAATTGTAGTTTTCTTTATAAGAGGAAGTGATGAGCTTGAAGAGACGAAAGCTACAAATAGTGTAAATGCTTTAGAACTACTTGATGCTTCTGAAGATGAGATAAATGAAGCTGGAATTGTTGCTGGATATTGTGGCTTTGTAAATTTAGATGCAACTTTTGTGATAGATAATGAACTAAAAGATAATTTTGGGCTTGTTTGTGGAGCAAATGAAGAAAATTATCACTTTACAAATGCAGATTTAAGAACTCTAAAAGATGCAAGATATTTTGATTTAATTGCTGTTCAAGAAGGAGATAATTGCTCTTGTTGTGGTGGAAAACTTTCTTATACAAAAGGAATTGAAGCTGGGCATATTTTTCAATTAGGTACAAAATATTCAAGTGCTATGAATGCAAATTTTTTAGATGAAAATGGAAAAGCAAAACCATTTGTTATGGGTTGTTATGGAGTTGGAGTTTCAAGATTAGTTGCTGCTGTTATTGAACAAAACCATGATGATAAAGGTTGTATTTGGACAAAAGCAACAGCTCCATTTATGGTAGATATTATTGTTTCTAATTCAAAAAAAGAAGAAGAATCAAAGATAGCAGAAGAACTTTATAATAAATTAAAAGAATCGGGAGTTTCAACTATTTTAGATGATAGAATAAATGCTAGATTTGGCTTTAAAATGGGTGATTTTGAACTTTTAGGTTTTCCATATGCAATTGTTATTGGGAAAAAACTAGAAGATGGATTAGTTGAAATTGTTTCTAGAAAAACTTTAGAAAAAATAGAGATAAAAGTAGAAGATGTACTTGAAAAAATATTAGAACTTATTAAATAG
- a CDS encoding 1-aminocyclopropane-1-carboxylate deaminase, with protein MDFQSSKVDEIIFNSQKYFVKRDDLLDKDFSGNKARKFHYFLNKDLKAYKKIVSHGSNQSNAMYSLSVLCKIKSLNFDYYVSHIPKYLEENPSGNYKKALENRMNIIVGNLPTNFSEDELFVSEGGAVQEARYGIEILANEIKTWAKKINIDSKKLKVFLPSGTGTTALYLQHYLPFEVLTCSCVGDDEYLEKQFLELEKNNHPRILGKDKKYHFGKLYKEFYEKHIELLNKTNIEFDLLYDSLGWIVFENYVKNLKNKENYIFLYIHQGGTLGNETMIERYKRKFTNI; from the coding sequence ATGGATTTTCAAAGTTCAAAAGTAGATGAAATTATTTTTAATTCACAAAAATATTTTGTAAAAAGAGATGATTTATTAGATAAAGATTTTAGTGGAAATAAAGCAAGAAAATTTCACTATTTTTTAAATAAAGATTTAAAAGCTTATAAGAAGATAGTTTCTCATGGTTCAAATCAATCAAATGCAATGTACTCTTTGAGTGTTTTATGTAAAATAAAGTCTTTGAATTTTGATTATTATGTTTCACATATTCCTAAATATTTAGAAGAAAATCCAAGTGGAAATTATAAAAAAGCCCTTGAAAATAGAATGAATATAATAGTTGGCAATCTTCCAACAAATTTTAGTGAAGATGAGTTGTTTGTAAGTGAAGGTGGAGCAGTACAAGAAGCTAGATATGGAATAGAAATATTAGCAAATGAGATAAAAACTTGGGCAAAAAAGATAAATATTGATTCCAAAAAATTAAAAGTATTTTTACCAAGTGGAACAGGAACAACAGCCCTATATTTACAACATTATCTGCCTTTTGAAGTGCTTACTTGTTCTTGTGTTGGAGATGATGAATATTTAGAAAAACAATTTTTAGAGCTTGAAAAAAATAATCATCCAAGAATTTTAGGAAAAGATAAGAAATATCATTTTGGAAAACTATATAAAGAGTTTTATGAAAAACATATTGAACTTTTAAACAAAACAAATATTGAGTTTGATTTGCTTTATGATAGTTTAGGATGGATTGTTTTTGAAAACTATGTAAAAAATTTAAAAAATAAAGAAAATTATATTTTCTTATATATTCATCAAGGTGGAACTTTAGGAAATGAAACAATGATAGAAAGATACAAAAGAAAATTTACTAATATTTAG
- a CDS encoding MotA/TolQ/ExbB proton channel family protein → MDILEFIHKGGTIVYILIVLNFIGFSIIIYKFLTFPKINNILQNIANSVDRTKNIEAQIEFEIKKLERGLVVIKNIAVISPLLGLLGTVVGIYASFDVISVKGLGDPTIFSGGIAVALITTIAGIIVSIPHQIAYNHFISFVDEAELKAKKEILGA, encoded by the coding sequence ATGGATATTTTAGAGTTTATTCACAAAGGTGGAACAATTGTTTATATTTTAATAGTTTTAAATTTTATTGGTTTTTCAATAATTATCTATAAATTTCTAACTTTTCCTAAGATTAATAATATTCTACAAAATATTGCAAATAGTGTTGATAGAACAAAAAATATAGAAGCACAAATAGAGTTTGAGATTAAAAAACTTGAAAGAGGTTTAGTTGTAATAAAAAATATTGCTGTTATTTCTCCACTTTTAGGACTTTTAGGAACAGTTGTTGGAATTTATGCCTCTTTTGATGTAATTAGTGTAAAAGGTTTAGGAGATCCAACAATATTTTCAGGTGGAATTGCTGTTGCTTTGATTACTACAATAGCTGGAATAATTGTATCAATACCTCATCAAATTGCATATAATCACTTTATATCTTTTGTTGATGAAGCTGAACTAAAAGCTAAAAAAGAGATTTTGGGAGCATAA
- a CDS encoding DUF2018 family protein: MSKFKDWFTEDEDDIFFGSPKSKFFDIVEQTHRDLVEDELDKVIEKLAVLELIISENKDEDFDINSYINEFKEKNINEVKSMKKGLYMEISGEIISRLDS; this comes from the coding sequence ATGTCAAAGTTTAAAGATTGGTTCACAGAAGATGAAGATGATATTTTCTTTGGAAGTCCAAAATCAAAATTTTTTGATATTGTTGAACAAACTCACAGAGATTTAGTTGAAGATGAACTTGATAAAGTTATTGAAAAACTAGCAGTTTTAGAACTTATAATAAGTGAAAATAAAGATGAAGATTTTGATATTAACTCTTATATAAATGAGTTTAAAGAGAAAAATATCAATGAAGTTAAATCTATGAAAAAAGGACTTTATATGGAGATATCTGGAGAAATTATTAGTAGGTTGGATAGTTAA